Genomic window (Drosophila sulfurigaster albostrigata strain 15112-1811.04 chromosome 2R, ASM2355843v2, whole genome shotgun sequence):
AGATATTCtcaatttttgtatacttCAGTGGTTCTCATTTTATTAATCTCATAAACAAATCCATTGCAAATACTGTCCAGCAGCAGCGCctgtaaatttgcatttgaattccAAGCCAATTTAAAAAAGCCAACAATgagttgaatttgtttttttgtttttcgacgCGCAATTTACTTTAACGGATCTTtgctaattgcaattattcAACGTGATTTCTTGTTTGTTCTTTACATTTAATACATATCAACGATCTAATaactctctttctcgctctcttcgtTCCTCCCACATTATAATCATTCATATAATACACGGTATTGTCACTTGGATTTTTAACTTGCATTCTGCTGTCCGCTCGCTTTCAAAGCTAACTCGactttttaataactttcttTTCtctaattctttttttttgttgtatgggATCTTTcaatgtgtttgtttttttgtctctTCAGCTTAATAAATACTTGGCGAACGtaagacaacaaaaataattaaaacgaaaacaaaaataaaccaaaaagttGCTCACAATTTGTTAACAAAGTTATTACTTTTCCATATTACTCTAGTAACTAGTTTTTTCGGGGGTGCGGGTGCGGGTGCTGGAGATGTCGCCTACGATGTCCGGCAATGGCTCAATTTGATGCAGGATACAATTTTCTTGGCGCGTCTCTTAATCGCCGAACCCTTTTTCTTCACCCTCGTCTCCTCCAGCGAGCCATTGGCCAAGCCAGCCTCCGCAGCAGCCTCAGCGCTTGTCGATGGCTCATACAAATGGCACGCGGCATTGGCAGCAGCCGATTTGCGAATCTCTGCAGCCGCCGATGCTGCACGTCGCGCCAACTCCTCTGCAAGAATAGAGATAGTAAATGAATGTATATTTCGAAttgtatatttcgaatgtaaaCCTACGATTGACATCGTGTTCGGTGAAGTAGACATCTTCCTGATCCTGTTCGTTACCATAGTGATAGGCTTCCAGGTAAGGCAGTACTGAGGAACGTCCGTATTTGTCGCCCTTGAGTGGAGGAATGGGTATCGGTGGGCCAGTCACCGCTGGAGCGGACAGGAACCAACTGCAAAgggaaagcaaaagttaagAATTTTGTACGTGAAGTATTTATAAGCTATATAGTAAACAATACAATGATTATATTTCACTTTTCTATACTAATTTATACAACGATTAAGATTAGTTTGATGAAGTTAATAGATCATAGCTAAGTCtataatttttaagcaaatGAATTGATAGGACCCCAATAAGGAAGCTTATATGTTCTATACTACTTAAGGATTTGAAGTAATTTCTTATTATcctaataataatttatacttgagttatatttgttaaacattATTAGTAGAACTCAAAAGGAATCATTATTcacgatttaaataaaactcaaaaataaattattattaatctgCAAAACTTTTCTATACTACTTAAGGATTTCAACtaatttcttataaaaataataataatttatacttGAGTTGCCATTTATAATCATTAATAGGTGGTAGAATCCATAAACAATCGTTATTTATGATTGAAATAAGACTCAAgaataagttattattataattataaggAATTAGTTCAAATCTTTGATTAATGGGATCATAATCTGTCAAAATGTTCcatgtttttcgattttttcattttccaaaatttttccgatttttacattttttcattttccaaaattttcccgatttttacattttctcattttccaaaaaatgTTGTTCCTCAACTACTAATTCTTATTTCTATTCTAACTATGAGGAATCATTACTTCTCTTTAAATACTTACGCATCTTGGCGTATCTGCTGTAGTGAGAGCCTCGCACTGGGATCTGCTTGGAGCATGCCCAGTATTAGATTGGCAAAAGCGGCATCCAGTTCATAAAGCCAGTCGGGTGCCACCCACTGACTGCGTCCGATGTTCTCGAGCAGTCGATAGATGTTGTCGCCCTCGAAAGGATACAAACCCGTCGCCAGATTATATCTGCAAAGTAGAATCAAGAGTTAATCCGAGGATTAAACTGTATGGAAGCTCATAACTTACAGTGTGACGCCGCTGCTCCAGATGTCCACCTTGAAACCGGCAAACGTTTCATGGCCATTGGCAATTTCAGGTGGCTGAAACGCCGGCGATCCTTGGCCCGTGGTGCAGGTGTCATCTGGCGCAAACAGATCCAGCTGCTCGGCCACACCGAAATCGGATATCTTGAGCGTCTGATCCAGGGTCAGCAGTAGATTGCCCGGTTTGATGTCCTTGTGAATGATGCGACAACTGTGCAAATGCTCCAGCCCGTTGACGAGCTGCTGGAAATAGGTGTGCGCCTGATACAATGGCATCTTCTTGTCGGGCGCATGATCGAGCATCTCCTGCAAGCCTCCAATGCAGTACTCCATGACCAAGTACATCTTTTGCTTCTCATCGTTGTAGAGCACATCGACCAGCTGCACCACATTCTTGTGCTTCAGCTGCTTCAGCAAGTGAATCTCACGCGTCACATTCTGTTCTCCATTTGGAATGCGACGCAGCTTGCGTTTGGTCAGAATTTTCACGGCCAGCCGGCAAAGATTCTCCGAGTTCATGGCCTCCTTCACCTTGCCGTAGGAACCTTCGCCGAGCACATCGCCCATCACATATTTGTCGACCATCTTgatgtttttcttcttctgttgaTAGATAATGTCCTGGCTGTCGACGCGATTGAAGAACATGTTGCCAATGTCCAACGTCACGCGATCCAATGTATCGATTTCATCGTCATCCAGCCAGGTGACCTGCGGATGCTCCACCGGCTCGTGATAATGTGCTCCACCAATGGCAGCCTCCAGATCCATGTCGGCGCTCTTGCCACCGcctccgccgccgcctccaccGCCATTGAGCTCCACGAACGCCTCGTCCGCTTCGGATGGGGCGTCGAAgtgaaaatttttatttgttaacaaAACTGTAATTTCATCATCGGCAGCCAAGTCGACGTCGTGCTGCTGCTCACCACCGCCTCCGCCCGCTGTTGCTTTAACTTGTGCCTCCATTGCATGTGTTGTGCTGGTCACAGTAACAGTCATTTGGATGCtgcccgctgctgctgctgtcgccgctgctgctgctgatcgACACGCTATTTGTGTACACACacttattatactatatatcaacAACGTAAACGGCGCTCCGTTGCtccgctctcgctctctccttgctttgctgctactgctgctgctgccagagAACTAGAACATTGCATAAACCTTCGAACTGCCCAACAGCGCGAACAGTTCACATTTCTTGTTGGGCggaatgctgctgctgcgcctgATGCTGCTGCGGTTCGTTGTATCCAGATTACGGCAGCAATGTTTACTTCGATGCGTTCGTTGCTTGCTTTTTATGCtgcaaatttttgtatgtttacTTTAAGACTgaatatgttgttttttttttgtgtgtatgtcaATTGTTGATATAATATCGATATTCACGATATTTTCCCTTTTGCACGTAGCCGTATTCCCGTtcaatatcatttaatttcgACAGCTTCATCGATAACAAATAACAGCTGTTTGTTGCGATAGCTTTTGTGGCACTGCGATCATTCCAGTATCGCAAGCATTTGTTATCGAAAAGTAAAAGAATGCAATTCCCTTTtcgaaataaacaataaaacaaatatataaaattataatacaactaaaatttatttttgtgtgtcacttttaattttcattcaaaagGCGACCCGATAGCAATTGTTAAAAGTGAATTAATATATCGATGTTGCTTAAGGCATCACTGACACAATTTATCGGGCAGGCATAAAACATTGTTATtagttgatatattttgttttgtaaatattagAGAAGTTAATGCAAGTCATGGCAACgcaaattacaacaaaacaGCGCCTGGAGCGGCTAATGACTGCTAAAAAAGATCTGGAAGCACAAATCAGTCGCAATGGCGAAATATTGGCAGCGGTAAATAtgcacaacaataatataaatgtcGACTCAGGACAGCATTAATTGAAGTTCCATAAGTCAAAGTgctaaaatttataatactttatGGTTTCCTACTTAAAATGTCTTTCTACTCTTTGCAGAACGATAATGTGGGCATGAATGGCCCTCTGATTGACTCCGAGGGTTATCCTCGCAACGACATAGATGTTTACCAAGTGCGCCAAGCGCGTCAGACAATTATCTGCTTGCAAAACGATCACAAGGAACTCATGAATCAAATACAGGATCAGCTGAATAAATATCACGCTGAGATAGCCACCACAGACCCAGAGCTGGTGAATCGGGCCTCTGCCCTGGAACTGAATGAAGACAACGAAAGAGGAACTGGTGGAGCTGTTTTGAGTTCTGTGGATTCACGCGTTTTAGTTATTGTCAATCTAGTTAGTCCCAACTCGCCGGCAGAAGCAGCAGTCAGTATTGAGATATATATAACTGTGGTCACCAATTATTAATTGCCTTATTTACAGGGTCTCCATGTGGGTGATAGAATACTGCGATTTGGCTCTATTAATGGCAACAACTTTAAGGACAATCTCGCTCAAATTGGTGAAGTAGTGCGTAATATGCAAAACCAAAATGTCCAGCTGAAGATTAAGCGGGAGGAGCAGATACTGGACTTGGTTCTAGTACCCAAGACATGGACAGGACGTGGCTTGTTGGGCTGTAATATTGTGTTGCCGCCAGAGCAAATGGAGCATTAGCATTTACGTAGACTTAGACTTTCTTTTATGCGCATGTAAAATTACGCacgaaataattttaaagaagaTTACTTTAACAGTCAGATGTAATTGATTTCAATGGATAGCTTGTGGCCTGAATAATCATCGAAGCTGAGCCAATTTGTGTTTTCAAAGTGGCAGCAACGGTTGCCGGCTAACTGTGTCATGGCAGGGCATCAAAGTAAACAGGTCAATTGCAGTCAACAGCATTTTAAAAGTAGTTcaaatctttaaaaattcaaaagcaGCGTTTAAATAAGTGGAAAGTCTCATTCGAATGCGCGCCTTTTGAAAAAGCTTTGGCAAGTTGGCATGCCATATGGAGTGTTACCAGCAGGCAATCGTTGGTGGtttggtattttggtatattttagaaatttgcaGCCGCACCAaatatagttaaaaaaaaaaaacaattcaaaagaaagctttttttaaatggcaactgtactaatttaaatttaaaatttattaaaggaaaaataatgatttatatttacattgctTGCCTTCAAAAATGTAATCCATATATAAAGCCAGTGCTTAAAAAAGTTCCACAATCATCGATAGCGATGTTTCTCCATCTCTAGTCGGGATGCTCACGACCCTAACGGATCCAGCAGCCTGTCGTCCTTTGTGCGCCGTTGCCGTGCCAGTTGAGAAATACAATCGAAAGTGCGTGCATCATCTTTGCGAACAGCGGAAGCAGAGTCGTGCCAAAAGCGAATTTCAGAAAAAAAGAGATGAAATTATTGTAGTGAAAATTTGTGCACTTGTGGACAAAAAAGTGAAGAGAGCTAATGACAAAATAACACAAGAATGCGCCAACGAGATTGCTGCAAAAATACAGCATCTAATTTGTCGCCCCAAATCTAATTAACGCGTATGTGTTGTGTAATgttgaaatacaaaagtttGCTATTTctcttcaattttttttttcttcttgtttgcTTGATGCTCTCGTGTAAATTCCTTTTTTGCGAGCACGTTTGGTTGGGGAGTGGGACGAATTAGGCGCATACATCAGACAGTTAACGAGACGACAACCACaggacaacgacgacgacgatgatgatgatgatgctgctgctgctgatgatgatgatgatgatgctttTGTATGTAGATAgtgtcacagtcacagtcattGCCAGTGAGGAGTGCACAGCAAATGTCAACGACAAGAAGAAACTCGGGAGGCTGCGCgattacaaatacaaatacgaatacaaatacgaatacaatTACACagttgcgattgcgattgcgggTGGCGCAACAAATAATGTGGTGAAGAAAAGGAATAGAAAAAAACGCGAAGAATGGAAAAATACGAATATGGCATAGGGAAACTAGCAAAAAGTTAACTAAGGGCAGCAAAGATGGTGACGGGGGGTGAGGGGGATGACTGGGGGCGACTGCAGCAACATTTCGACACAGAGTTCCGCAATCCGCAAAACTTCAGTTCTGTTGTGGCATCCTCAAAGTGAAGAAACCACCCTCTCGCAGTTCcaataaattatcaaaaaaaaaagccagcatgtgtttgtgtgtgtgtgtgtgtgtgtgtgtgtgtgtgtgagactgTCTCTCTGCCTGCCTTCTGTGTGTGATGTACGCTTGAACGCGCAATGTTAACGTACTGAAGACAGCTTGAgacgcgcgcacacacacaaacacacgcatacacacacacactcacacacatggacACAGTGAGTTAAATTCATATACAAATACTGGAAGCATGAATAATTCAATGGCACTGCAATGCTGCCTGCTTGTTAgccaaattgaaaagcaaGGGGCCAAGCTAagctaagcaaaaaaaaacatagtaCGCTGTGCCTTTAAATTTGCGTACAAAAGCGCCAACTGCATGCGGACACAATTGAGctgtcttttcttttcttctccCCTCCACATTTTTGATACCCGTTAGCCGTAGTGTAGATGGGTATGCAACAAGCAGAAGGATAAAAGCTCAGTgctaaaaagtatgcaatgtttttttttaaaacagcATCAACTGCTATCCGAGAGTATAAGAGGTAGATCTATCGAAGTTGGTGGTAATAATCTTTTTGATTGAAGGCCAATTTGTTTAGtgatacattttatattagcTCACGTTGCTGCCTTATATTTGAGTggctttttacattttattttgaagtatatgatgtatgtttatatgtcACAGTTACTCTATTTTATAACTTATACTAGTGTGAACAAAAATTTGGTTATGAATGGCTTacttgcttatttatttatgataattaTATGTAGCTTTTTCGAAGTCGAGTTTAATAGTCTTCTTGCTAAAAACAGACGCTGCAAAACGCAGCActcgaaagtatgcaatactttttttgatcagcatcaatagaaGTGTCCTGCTTTCTGTCTGGCCGTATGAACATCTTTAGGAATCTCAGTAAATAAAGCTGATAGAGGAATCAAAGTTAGTGGTATTAAACTTAAATGTTAAAGACAGATTTTGTTTATGGTAATATGGCTTATGCTTCATGAAATTCagtttaaaattttcttaagacgtttattatacaatttattttttgactttttatgACGATGCTACTCACTATAGTtatcgggtatctcagagtcgtctgtagctttcatacttgttttcttgctgttgttggcactTTTCATCTCATTATTTGGTTAAGTTGCGCGTGGCGTGTCCCTTTGCCAGCTCCCAGCTCTCTGCAGTCCgtatgtgttttgtttgttaataattCACGATATAACGTTACCGCCAAATCTGGAAATTGCTTACAGGTTTACACATTTTGGCCCACATTTGGCTGccaacgaaatgaaaaaaaatctTGGCGCTTacaaatgaatatttcattttgtagccaatttaatgcaaacacacacacacacacatacttacgTAGTGTGTAGAACATATGTTTTGGGCGAGAGCTGTGTCATGTTCAGTGAGTCCTTGTGGCGTGGTTTTGCTGGTTTTTGCCTTTTGACGATGACAGATTGGGCATTATGCATCATTAGTCCCAAGGATGTGGCCAATGTGGAATGTAGAATGTGTCGAATGTGCTCACGCTATTTTTAGCCATAAAAGCTAATTTATGTCACTTTAAATCCTTTACTACCCCGCAGGATGcgtgctgctgcagcagcgtaAATGCGGCCGAAGGACATTGCAGCGAAAACTACTACGAAATGCCGCCATGTATGAGTGTGATTGGGTTAGTCGtccaccacagcagcagcagcggcaacgacagcagcaagaaGAGCCTTGAATGTGCTGATGCCAGTTTCAGAAGGAGCACAGAGGCAAACTgatgaagcagcagcagagcatgAGTCTGActacaatgatgatgatgatgaggacgacgctgatgatgatgatgatgcagtTACAAATGCAGCAGCATTGCTATAAATAACACAAGGACTTGTGGAAGGGCGGCatcgacaacggcaacggcaacgacaacggcaatgGCATCGCATAAAGTGTGACAGAAATAGTAAATGCAACGTGCGAGAGTACAAAGTACATTTGCAAGTGtgactaaaattaaaatatacatgtgtatgtgtatcatatttaatgcaattgcaCTCTCAAgtgcaacgacgacgacgcaagTGACAACAACTAACTGAATTTGTCAGGTAATTGCCCTGTGCGccaaaaagtaggcaacaaaaaacgaataaaacgAAACTCAAGCtaaacgacacacacacaaagacaccGCAAGTGAATagactgtgtgtgtgaaagagagagagagtgctaGTGGCAAGTGGCCAAGGTGTCGAGTGTCGAGTGGTTTCTCTGTTTGCCCCGCGTGTGCGTTGCTGTGCTTAACCTGATTTAGAAAAGTTTGTCCTTTTAACGCGAGAAACGCGACGAAcggagcacacacacacaccacaacACACACCACACAATGTACATATGGAAGTGTGGAGCAATAGCAGGATTAGCAGCAACCGCAAGAGAAGACGCCGACGTCAgagaaagcagcagcagaaacagcagcaggacGAACCGAGTATAGTGAATGGAATGCATGTGTTTATAACCAATAACCTCGCCTAAATGAAGCATGAAGAAACAAAATGTGCGCACGATATCCCCCTGATCGTGTgtacatttacatatttgcTAGTGGGTGCCGCCGTCTTTGATGCCCTCGAATCGGAGACGGAGAAGCGGCGTTGGGAGGCTTTGCAAGGTTTGCCATTGAAACATTTCTTCAATAAAccagattattattattatccacTTATCCACTATTCACTATTCATTGCAGCTGTCGAGGACATGATAATACGCAAATACAATATATCACAAGAAGATTTTAAAGTCATGGAGACGGTGGTACTCAAATCGGAGCCACACAAGGCCGGCCAGCAATGGAAGTTCACTGGCGCATTCTATTATGCAACGACAGTGCTAACCACAATTGGTATAATTCTTTTGAATTATGATTTAGAGAATAGCATCTACCAGCATATTTAACTGTATtctattttagaaatattactTATTCTTTTACTCTTTTGTAAACTCTTTATGTTATGAGTCAGCATCTAAGTTTACacattttaagtt
Coding sequences:
- the LOC133838167 gene encoding serine/threonine-protein kinase STK11, with translation MTVTVTSTTHAMEAQVKATAGGGGGEQQHDVDLAADDEITVLLTNKNFHFDAPSEADEAFVELNGGGGGGGGGGKSADMDLEAAIGGAHYHEPVEHPQVTWLDDDEIDTLDRVTLDIGNMFFNRVDSQDIIYQQKKKNIKMVDKYVMGDVLGEGSYGKVKEAMNSENLCRLAVKILTKRKLRRIPNGEQNVTREIHLLKQLKHKNVVQLVDVLYNDEKQKMYLVMEYCIGGLQEMLDHAPDKKMPLYQAHTYFQQLVNGLEHLHSCRIIHKDIKPGNLLLTLDQTLKISDFGVAEQLDLFAPDDTCTTGQGSPAFQPPEIANGHETFAGFKVDIWSSGVTLYNLATGLYPFEGDNIYRLLENIGRSQWVAPDWLYELDAAFANLILGMLQADPSARLSLQQIRQDAWFLSAPAVTGPPIPIPPLKGDKYGRSSVLPYLEAYHYGNEQDQEDVYFTEHDVNQELARRAASAAAEIRKSAAANAACHLYEPSTSAEAAAEAGLANGSLEETRVKKKGSAIKRRAKKIVSCIKLSHCRTS
- the LOC133838171 gene encoding 26S proteasome non-ATPase regulatory subunit 9, giving the protein MQVMATQITTKQRLERLMTAKKDLEAQISRNGEILAANDNVGMNGPLIDSEGYPRNDIDVYQVRQARQTIICLQNDHKELMNQIQDQLNKYHAEIATTDPELVNRASALELNEDNERGTGGAVLSSVDSRVLVIVNLVSPNSPAEAAGLHVGDRILRFGSINGNNFKDNLAQIGEVVRNMQNQNVQLKIKREEQILDLVLVPKTWTGRGLLGCNIVLPPEQMEH